One part of the Nymphaea colorata isolate Beijing-Zhang1983 chromosome 8, ASM883128v2, whole genome shotgun sequence genome encodes these proteins:
- the LOC116259060 gene encoding dolichyl-diphosphooligosaccharide--protein glycosyltransferase subunit 4C-like: protein MMDDNDLGFFANFLGIMIVVLVIAYHYVMADPKYDTS, encoded by the coding sequence ATGATGGATGATAATGACTTGGGCTTCTTTGCCAATTTCCTTGGCATCATGATAGTTGTCCTGGTAATTGCTTACCACTATGTAATGGCGGATCCCAAGTACGACACAAGCTGA